The genomic window CGCCGCCCGCAGCGTCGCCGGCCCGACCCCGCGCCTGCGACCGGCCCTGCCCGACATCCCCCCCGCGGTCGTCGAGGCGGCCGCGGTCGCCAGCCGCCGCCTGGGCCACCGGGGTGGCCACCGCGCCGGCGCCCGCGGCGGCCAGGTCGCCGACCTCCGGAGAGGAGCCAGCGCGTGAGCCGCGACGCCACCGACCCCGACGCCCTGGACGAGGTGGCCGCCCGGCTGCACCGCGCCATGGTCGAGCGCACCCCCATCCCCCCGCTGACCGGAGGGGGCGCGGACCTCGACGTCGACGACGCCTACCGGATCCAGCAGGGCCTCGTCCGCCGGATCCTCGCGGCCGACGGCGGCCGCGTCGTCGGCTACAAGCTGGGGCTGACCTCCACGCCGATGCAGGAGATGCTGGGCGTCGACCAGCCGGACTACGCCCCGGTCCTGAGCTCGATGGTCCACGACGACGGCCACACGATCGCGCTCGACCGGCTGATCGCCCCGCGGGTGGAGGCCGAGATCGCCCTGGTGCTCGACCAGCCGCTCCGCGGCCCCGGCGTGACGGCCATGCAGGCGTGGCGTGCCGTCGGCGGTGCGGTCGCCGCCATCGAGGTGGTCGACAGCCGGATCGCCGACTGGCAGATCGGGCTCGTCGACACCATCGCGGACCTCGCCAGCTCGGGGGCGACGGTCCTCAGCCCGCGGGTCGTGCCGATCGACGGGTGGGACCCCCGGCTGGTCGGGATGGCCATCAGCCGCGACGGCGTGGTCGAGGGGACCGGCGCCGGTGCGGCCGCCCTCGGCAACCCCGTCGCCGCCGTCGCGTGGCTCGCGAACACCCTGGCCCCCTACGACGTCGAGCTCGAGGCCGGTTGGTTCGTCATGACCGGGTCGCTGCACCGCGCGTTCGCCGTGGCGCCGGGCGACACCGTCCGCGCCGACTTCGACCGGCTCGGCCCGGTCACCGCCCACTTCGCGTAGATCCCACACAGACAAGGAGACGCCGTGCGCTGCGCCATCGTCGGGTCCGGGAACATCGGGACCGACCTCATGTACAAGCTGCTCCGGTCACCCGACCTCGAGCTGACCGCGGTGGTCGGCATCGACCCGGACTCCGACGGCCTTGCCAAGGCCGCCGCGGCGGGGCTCGACACCAGCCACGAG from Euzebya sp. includes these protein-coding regions:
- a CDS encoding 2-keto-4-pentenoate hydratase, with amino-acid sequence MSRDATDPDALDEVAARLHRAMVERTPIPPLTGGGADLDVDDAYRIQQGLVRRILAADGGRVVGYKLGLTSTPMQEMLGVDQPDYAPVLSSMVHDDGHTIALDRLIAPRVEAEIALVLDQPLRGPGVTAMQAWRAVGGAVAAIEVVDSRIADWQIGLVDTIADLASSGATVLSPRVVPIDGWDPRLVGMAISRDGVVEGTGAGAAALGNPVAAVAWLANTLAPYDVELEAGWFVMTGSLHRAFAVAPGDTVRADFDRLGPVTAHFA